In the Caballeronia sp. LZ062 genome, one interval contains:
- a CDS encoding tetratricopeptide repeat protein, with product MKGAWRGGVAAASAALVLTTAGGAHAQAMPKPTDLATQNAVADYNAGNLVAARSEFRRAAQKGSRLAQFNYAMMLLNGEGGAADVPEGKKWLRRAADANMTHAQYVYGKMYDDGEFVDKDPAEAHRWFLRAANQGHVQAELALANQFLDGRGTARDNTQAFTWYKKAAQGGDMTAQYVAGSFYERGGDGVERNLNVARAYYAAAAAQGDPAAKLKYLQLSAELEQQKPPPQAQPQ from the coding sequence ATGAAGGGCGCATGGCGTGGCGGCGTGGCGGCGGCATCGGCTGCGCTCGTCCTGACGACGGCGGGCGGCGCGCACGCGCAAGCCATGCCGAAGCCGACCGATCTCGCGACGCAGAACGCCGTCGCCGATTACAACGCGGGCAACCTCGTCGCCGCGCGCTCGGAATTTCGTCGCGCGGCGCAAAAGGGCAGCCGTCTGGCGCAATTCAATTACGCGATGATGCTGCTCAACGGCGAAGGCGGCGCCGCCGACGTGCCCGAGGGCAAGAAGTGGCTGCGCCGCGCCGCCGATGCGAACATGACGCACGCGCAGTACGTCTACGGCAAGATGTACGACGACGGCGAGTTCGTGGACAAAGACCCGGCGGAAGCGCACCGATGGTTTCTGCGCGCCGCGAATCAGGGGCATGTGCAGGCGGAACTGGCGCTCGCGAATCAGTTTCTGGACGGCCGAGGCACCGCTCGCGACAACACGCAGGCGTTCACCTGGTACAAGAAGGCCGCGCAGGGCGGCGACATGACGGCGCAGTATGTCGCGGGATCGTTCTACGAACGCGGCGGCGATGGCGTCGAACGCAATCTCAACGTCGCGCGCGCGTACTACGCGGCGGCTGCGGCGCAAGGCGATCCGGCAGCGAAGCTCAAGTACCTGCAGTTGAGCGCCGAACTGGAGCAGCAAAAACCGCCGCCACAGGCGCAGCCGCAGTAA
- a CDS encoding aldolase/citrate lyase family protein, with protein MSTFTNPLKQRLADSGPLFGLWLSLCSADAAEALAHAGFDWLCIDMEHSPNDSRDVVEQLRAIAAAHLPTEPVVRVPFAEGWLVKRVLDAGARTLMFPNVQSAEEAARIVRLTRYPTEAQLEGLRGVAGAVRAAAYGMRRDYVSGANEQIATIVQIESVAALGAVDEIAATPGVDCLFIGPADLAASLGHLGDSKHPDVLAAITKIADAAKRAGKASGIFALDVASARQYAEAGIKLVSIAADVMWLLKATRQALQEARA; from the coding sequence ATGAGCACTTTCACCAATCCCCTCAAGCAACGTCTCGCCGATTCCGGTCCGCTCTTCGGCCTGTGGCTGTCGTTGTGCAGCGCCGATGCAGCCGAAGCGCTCGCGCACGCCGGTTTCGACTGGCTGTGCATCGACATGGAACACTCGCCGAACGATAGCCGCGATGTCGTCGAGCAGCTTCGCGCCATCGCCGCCGCGCATTTGCCGACGGAACCGGTGGTGCGCGTGCCGTTCGCCGAAGGCTGGCTCGTCAAGCGCGTGCTCGACGCCGGCGCGCGCACGCTGATGTTCCCCAACGTGCAGTCGGCGGAGGAGGCGGCGCGCATCGTGCGGCTCACGCGCTATCCGACCGAGGCGCAGCTCGAAGGGCTGCGCGGCGTCGCAGGCGCGGTGCGCGCGGCGGCATACGGCATGCGGCGCGACTACGTGTCGGGCGCGAACGAGCAGATCGCGACCATCGTGCAGATCGAGTCGGTGGCGGCGCTCGGCGCCGTCGATGAGATCGCTGCGACCCCGGGCGTCGATTGCCTCTTCATCGGCCCGGCGGATCTCGCCGCGAGCCTCGGCCATCTCGGCGATAGCAAGCATCCGGACGTGCTCGCGGCCATCACGAAAATCGCGGACGCCGCAAAACGCGCAGGCAAGGCCAGCGGCATTTTCGCGCTCGATGTCGCGAGCGCGCGGCAGTACGCCGAGGCGGGCATCAAGCTCGTTTCGATTGCCGCCGACGTGATGTGGCTTTTGAAGGCGACGCGGCAGGCGTTGCAGGAGGCCCGAGCATGA
- the queD gene encoding 6-carboxytetrahydropterin synthase QueD encodes MQTITRKLEFDAGHRIPDHRSQCRNLHGHRYVLEITLQGELVDTEGAPDRGMVMDFADVKSLAMEHLVNKWDHAFIVYEGDVKVREFLQSMTDHKTVVFDRIPTVENMAAVAFRILADVYDAHYGVDLKLKRVRLYETPNCWADVERP; translated from the coding sequence GTGCAGACGATTACCCGAAAACTCGAATTCGATGCGGGCCACCGCATTCCCGATCACCGCAGCCAGTGCCGCAACCTGCACGGGCATCGCTACGTGCTCGAAATCACGCTGCAAGGCGAACTCGTCGATACCGAAGGCGCGCCGGATCGCGGCATGGTGATGGATTTCGCCGACGTGAAGTCGCTTGCGATGGAGCATCTCGTCAACAAGTGGGATCACGCGTTCATCGTCTATGAGGGCGACGTGAAAGTGCGCGAATTCCTGCAGTCGATGACGGATCACAAGACTGTCGTGTTCGACCGCATTCCGACCGTCGAGAACATGGCGGCGGTCGCGTTCCGCATTCTCGCGGACGTTTATGACGCCCACTACGGCGTCGATTTGAAGTTGAAGCGCGTGCGGCTCTACGAAACGCCGAATTGCTGGGCGGACGTCGAGCGCCCGTAA
- the queE gene encoding 7-carboxy-7-deazaguanine synthase: MTYAVKEIFYTLQGEGANAGRPAVFCRFAGCNLWSGREEDRADAVCRFCDTDFVGTDGENGGKYRTPAELVAKIASLWPEGAAHKFVVCTGGEPMLQIDQPFVDALHAAGFEIAIETNGSMAVLESIDWICVSPKADAPLVVTKGNELKVVVPQDNQRLAEYEKLDFEYFLVQPMDGPSRDINTKLAIDWCKRHPKWRLSMQTHKYLNIP; the protein is encoded by the coding sequence ATGACGTACGCGGTCAAGGAAATCTTTTACACGTTGCAGGGCGAGGGCGCGAACGCCGGGCGTCCCGCCGTGTTCTGCCGCTTCGCCGGCTGCAATCTGTGGTCGGGCCGCGAGGAAGACCGCGCGGATGCGGTGTGCCGCTTCTGCGACACGGATTTCGTCGGCACGGATGGCGAAAACGGCGGCAAGTACAGGACGCCAGCGGAACTGGTGGCGAAGATCGCGTCGCTGTGGCCCGAGGGCGCGGCGCACAAGTTCGTCGTGTGCACGGGCGGCGAGCCGATGTTGCAGATCGACCAGCCGTTCGTCGACGCGCTCCATGCGGCGGGCTTCGAAATTGCCATCGAAACGAACGGGTCGATGGCCGTGTTGGAGAGCATCGACTGGATTTGCGTGAGCCCGAAGGCCGACGCGCCGCTCGTCGTGACGAAGGGCAACGAGCTGAAGGTCGTCGTGCCGCAGGACAATCAACGGCTCGCGGAGTATGAAAAGCTCGACTTCGAGTACTTCCTCGTGCAGCCGATGGACGGCCCGTCACGCGACATCAACACCAAGCTCGCGATCGACTGGTGCAAGCGCCATCCGAAATGGCGGCTGTCGATGCAGACGCACAAATATCTGAATATCCCCTGA
- the queC gene encoding 7-cyano-7-deazaguanine synthase QueC, whose amino-acid sequence MTRIDAKDSALVLFSGGQDSATCLAWALERYKTVETLGFDYGQRHRVELECRDGFRAAVVREFPHWAERLGEDHMIDLSVLGAISDTAMTREIEIQSTANGLPNTFVPGRNLLFMTIAAAVAYRRGLKVLVGGMCETDFSGYPDCRDDTMKALQVALNLGMETRYALETPLMWLDKADTWRLAETLGGETLVELVRVETHTCYVGERSELHEWGFGCGQCPACKLRKRGYEAYRAGEQVTIEPV is encoded by the coding sequence GTGACTCGGATAGACGCGAAGGACAGCGCCCTCGTGCTGTTTTCCGGCGGGCAGGACTCGGCCACGTGCCTTGCATGGGCGCTCGAACGCTACAAAACCGTCGAAACGCTCGGCTTCGACTATGGCCAGCGGCATCGCGTCGAACTGGAATGCCGCGACGGGTTCCGTGCAGCGGTCGTGCGTGAGTTTCCGCACTGGGCCGAGCGGCTCGGGGAAGACCACATGATCGACCTGTCCGTGCTCGGCGCAATCAGCGACACGGCCATGACGCGTGAGATCGAGATTCAGTCGACGGCGAACGGCCTGCCGAACACCTTCGTGCCGGGCCGCAATCTGCTGTTCATGACCATCGCGGCAGCGGTCGCGTATCGGCGCGGGCTGAAGGTGCTTGTCGGCGGCATGTGCGAAACGGACTTCTCCGGGTATCCGGATTGCCGCGACGACACGATGAAAGCGTTGCAAGTCGCGCTGAATCTCGGGATGGAAACGCGCTATGCGCTGGAAACGCCGCTGATGTGGCTCGACAAGGCCGACACGTGGCGTCTCGCGGAAACGCTCGGCGGCGAGACGCTCGTCGAACTCGTTCGTGTGGAAACACATACGTGCTATGTCGGCGAGCGTTCCGAACTGCACGAATGGGGCTTCGGCTGCGGCCAGTGCCCGGCGTGCAAGCTGCGCAAGCGCGGCTACGAGGCGTATCGCGCGGGCGAGCAGGTCACGATCGAACCCGTCTGA
- the esaR gene encoding response regulator transcription factor EsaR, producing the protein MATILVVDDEMGIRELLSEILSDEGHVVDVAENAQHAREYRLQQTPDLVLLDIWMPDTDGVTLLKEWAAQGKLTMPVIMMSGHATIDTAVEATKIGALNFLEKPIALQKLLKAVEQGLAHGTAAPAAVAATKPALNAGSSGVPVAAALPTASALNASSGDAGAGGAGQSQAGQTASISFDIPLRDARDAFERAYFEYHLARENGSMTRVAEKTGLERTHLYRKLKQLGVDLGKNKSEV; encoded by the coding sequence ATGGCAACCATCCTGGTGGTAGACGATGAAATGGGGATCCGGGAACTGCTCTCCGAGATCCTGAGCGACGAGGGACATGTCGTGGATGTGGCGGAGAACGCGCAGCACGCGCGTGAATACCGCTTGCAGCAGACACCCGATCTCGTCCTGCTCGACATCTGGATGCCCGATACCGATGGCGTCACGCTCCTGAAGGAATGGGCCGCGCAGGGCAAGCTCACGATGCCCGTCATCATGATGTCGGGGCACGCGACCATCGACACGGCGGTCGAAGCGACGAAGATCGGCGCGCTCAACTTTCTCGAAAAGCCCATCGCGCTGCAGAAACTCTTGAAGGCGGTCGAGCAGGGACTCGCGCACGGCACGGCCGCGCCGGCTGCGGTGGCGGCGACCAAGCCCGCGCTGAACGCGGGCTCGTCGGGCGTGCCGGTCGCGGCGGCGTTGCCGACGGCGTCGGCGCTAAACGCCTCGTCGGGCGATGCGGGCGCGGGCGGCGCGGGGCAAAGCCAGGCGGGACAAACCGCGTCGATTTCGTTCGACATTCCTCTGCGGGATGCTCGCGACGCCTTCGAGCGCGCGTACTTCGAATATCACCTCGCGCGCGAGAATGGCAGCATGACGCGCGTGGCGGAGAAGACGGGACTGGAGCGCACGCACCTGTACCGGAAACTGAAGCAACTCGGCGTCGATCTCGGAAAGAACAAGAGCGAAGTTTGA
- a CDS encoding PAS domain-containing sensor histidine kinase, which yields MKSFVVRLLVTTVALTAVLLLVMLALASANTEFFDRYYGWLYAANVAVAVIFMLIVISLTLIIVSRVRQGRFGTRLLAKLALIFALVGVLPGAIIYVVSYQFVSRSIESWFDVNVETALTSGLTLGRGMLETSLADFKNRGRQMSDQLASADPSSLTLSLLRLRDQFGVQDAVVFERPRDQYNREDLNAGGALQRVAGLRTIAQASGNYYSLLPTNEPTSAMLKEAQDHPFGAIEGEIDGDPKSNGPKGALRLRVITKIPDPTTTTEFQHVDRFLQIEQPVSQELARNADAVQRAYREYQEKRLGRTGLRKMYIGTLTLALFLATFIAMMLALALGNQLARPLFLLAQGTKEVAEGDYTPKREINSRDELGFLTQSFNAMTRQLSEARAAVENNRIALEHSKAYLESILANLTAGVFVFDRQFRLTTANRGAERIFRQPFRALLGQPLDHIDVLAEFGAMVKKAFAERDAAAIGSGHPTGDRGHWQQQVAVTVPGENDPLTLLVRGTQLLSATESDTDDAETTGYVVVFDDISDVISAQRSVAWGEVARRLAHEIKNPLTPIQLSAERLQMKLADKLAPQDAEVLKRASTTIVNQVQAMKHMVDDFREYARTPPAVLGNLQLNDLVGEVLALYGIEEGKSPIKVDLAKLPVIRGDATQIRQVIHNLLQNAQDAVADVPEPSVLLETRTVEYGEPDASGHARVAVRLSVSDNGAGFPTRILSRAFEPYVTTKAKGTGLGLATVKKIVDEHGARIDIRNRSKTGDVVQGAQISILFLQLADDTAADGAAPSTPAAAKHGTTKATVQTRAA from the coding sequence ATGAAGAGTTTCGTGGTCCGGTTGCTGGTCACCACAGTCGCGCTCACGGCGGTCCTGCTGCTCGTGATGCTCGCGCTCGCGAGCGCGAATACCGAGTTCTTCGACCGTTATTACGGCTGGCTGTATGCGGCGAACGTCGCGGTGGCGGTCATCTTCATGCTGATCGTCATCAGCCTCACGCTGATTATCGTGTCGCGCGTGCGGCAGGGGCGCTTCGGCACGCGGCTGCTTGCCAAGCTCGCGCTGATCTTCGCGCTCGTCGGCGTGCTGCCGGGTGCGATCATCTACGTCGTGTCGTATCAGTTCGTTTCCCGAAGTATCGAGTCGTGGTTCGACGTGAACGTGGAAACCGCGCTCACGTCCGGCCTGACGCTCGGGCGCGGCATGCTCGAAACGTCGCTTGCGGATTTCAAGAATCGCGGCCGGCAGATGAGCGATCAACTCGCGAGCGCCGATCCGTCGAGCCTCACGCTGTCGCTCTTGCGTCTGCGCGATCAGTTCGGTGTCCAGGACGCCGTCGTGTTCGAGCGTCCACGCGATCAATACAATCGCGAGGATCTGAACGCGGGCGGAGCATTGCAGCGCGTGGCGGGCTTGCGGACCATCGCGCAGGCGTCGGGCAATTACTATTCGCTCTTGCCCACGAACGAGCCGACCAGCGCCATGCTGAAAGAAGCGCAGGATCACCCGTTCGGTGCGATTGAGGGCGAAATCGACGGCGATCCGAAATCGAACGGGCCGAAGGGCGCGCTGCGGCTGCGCGTCATCACGAAGATTCCCGACCCGACGACGACCACCGAATTTCAGCACGTCGACCGCTTCTTGCAGATCGAGCAGCCGGTGAGTCAGGAACTCGCGCGCAATGCCGACGCCGTGCAGCGCGCGTATCGCGAGTATCAGGAAAAACGGCTCGGGCGCACGGGTTTGCGCAAGATGTATATCGGCACGCTGACGCTTGCGCTCTTTCTCGCCACGTTCATCGCGATGATGCTTGCGCTCGCGCTCGGCAATCAGCTTGCGCGGCCGCTTTTCCTGCTCGCGCAAGGCACGAAGGAAGTGGCCGAAGGCGATTACACGCCGAAGCGCGAGATCAATTCGCGCGATGAACTCGGCTTCCTCACGCAGTCGTTCAATGCCATGACGCGCCAGCTTTCCGAAGCGCGCGCGGCGGTCGAGAACAACCGCATCGCGCTGGAACATTCGAAGGCGTATCTCGAAAGCATTCTCGCGAACCTCACGGCGGGCGTGTTCGTGTTCGACCGGCAGTTCCGGCTCACCACCGCGAATCGCGGCGCCGAACGCATCTTCCGGCAGCCGTTCCGCGCGTTGCTTGGGCAGCCGCTCGATCATATCGACGTGCTCGCCGAATTCGGCGCGATGGTCAAGAAAGCGTTCGCCGAGCGCGATGCCGCCGCCATCGGTAGCGGGCATCCGACGGGGGATCGCGGACACTGGCAGCAGCAGGTGGCCGTGACCGTGCCCGGCGAGAACGATCCGCTGACGCTGCTTGTGCGCGGCACGCAATTGCTGAGCGCTACCGAGAGCGACACGGACGACGCCGAAACCACCGGCTATGTCGTCGTGTTCGACGATATCTCCGACGTCATTTCCGCGCAGCGTTCGGTGGCGTGGGGCGAAGTCGCGCGGCGTCTCGCGCATGAGATCAAGAATCCGCTCACGCCCATTCAGCTTTCCGCCGAACGTCTGCAAATGAAGCTCGCCGATAAGCTCGCCCCGCAGGACGCCGAAGTGCTGAAGCGGGCATCGACGACCATCGTGAATCAGGTGCAGGCCATGAAGCACATGGTCGACGACTTCCGCGAATACGCGCGCACGCCGCCTGCGGTGCTCGGCAATCTGCAACTGAACGATCTGGTCGGCGAAGTGCTGGCGCTTTACGGCATCGAGGAAGGCAAGAGCCCGATCAAGGTGGACCTCGCGAAGCTGCCCGTGATCCGGGGCGACGCGACGCAGATTCGCCAGGTGATCCACAACCTGCTGCAGAACGCACAGGACGCCGTCGCCGATGTCCCCGAACCGAGCGTGCTGCTCGAAACGAGGACAGTAGAATATGGCGAGCCGGATGCTTCGGGTCATGCGCGCGTCGCGGTTCGTCTGAGCGTATCGGACAACGGCGCCGGCTTTCCCACGCGCATTCTGTCGCGGGCCTTCGAACCTTATGTGACGACGAAGGCGAAGGGCACGGGTCTGGGACTTGCAACGGTAAAGAAGATCGTCGACGAGCATGGCGCGCGCATCGACATTCGCAACCGGTCGAAGACGGGCGACGTGGTGCAAGGCGCGCAAATCTCGATTCTGTTTCTTCAACTCGCGGACGACACTGCCGCCGACGGCGCAGCGCCTTCGACTCCGGCGGCCGCGAAACACGGAACGACAAAAGCAACAGTGCAGACAAGGGCAGCTTAA
- a CDS encoding DUF4390 domain-containing protein encodes MTIKRFFPLRLAAVIWTALALWLSFTPAASAFAETISVQRASLQADNNGWSLDAHFDFDLNSSLEEAVNRSVPLYFTIDFMLSRPRWYWFDEEPVNVSQSIRLSFQPLTNEYRVSTGGLQLRFASLAEALAVIKHVTSWHVIDRNQVHGGETYTASVRMQLDIALMPKPFQIDAVNNRDWNLSSDWKRFTFTAAERAK; translated from the coding sequence GTGACGATCAAACGCTTTTTTCCGCTTCGGCTCGCGGCCGTCATCTGGACTGCGCTGGCGCTCTGGCTGAGTTTCACGCCGGCAGCGTCCGCCTTCGCGGAAACCATCTCGGTGCAGCGCGCGTCCTTGCAGGCGGACAACAACGGCTGGAGCCTCGATGCGCACTTCGACTTCGATCTCAACAGCAGTCTCGAAGAAGCCGTGAACCGCAGCGTACCGCTCTACTTCACCATCGACTTCATGCTTTCGCGTCCGCGCTGGTACTGGTTCGACGAAGAGCCGGTCAATGTATCGCAAAGCATTCGGCTCTCCTTTCAGCCGCTCACGAACGAGTACCGCGTCTCGACGGGCGGCTTGCAATTGCGCTTCGCCTCGCTTGCCGAGGCGCTCGCGGTCATCAAGCATGTGACGTCGTGGCATGTGATCGACCGTAATCAGGTGCATGGCGGAGAAACGTACACCGCATCGGTGCGCATGCAGTTGGATATCGCGCTGATGCCCAAGCCGTTCCAGATCGACGCAGTCAACAACCGCGACTGGAACCTGTCCTCGGATTGGAAGCGGTTCACTTTTACGGCGGCGGAACGTGCGAAATAG
- the rsmB gene encoding 16S rRNA (cytosine(967)-C(5))-methyltransferase RsmB has protein sequence MTDKPSRRSAAAHPPHAHARMSALHLAPDSLAFALDGAAQAVGAVRAGSALPAAIQTVAASGKHAAARGAIQDIAYRTMRRLALADALLHKLVRKAPPPHVSNVLACAFALLADDEAHAAYAPFTVVDQAVSSIAARREFAFAKGLVNAVLRNFLRERDALIGEAMQSPVARWNYPQWWIDAVKRAHPDAWERILAAGNVQGPLTLRVNARHMTVSAYLDLLKAEHIEARAAGQHAVRLTTPMPVDRIPGFADGVVSVQDAGAQLAAQLLDVRDGMRVLDACAAPGGKTGHILELANVELIALESDATRAGRIAQNLERLKLQADIRAGDAGDPSSWFEGAPFDRILADVPCSASGIVRRHPDIRWLRRSSDIAALVDEQRRILAALWPLVAKGGELLYVTCSVFPEEGEDQARWFGAAHEDAVRLDAPGQLLPTAARASAGAVQASPDGTHAERAGSGEAQNAGPPSNAETFADHDGFFYARFQKR, from the coding sequence ATGACAGACAAGCCATCCCGGCGATCCGCCGCCGCGCACCCGCCGCACGCGCACGCTCGCATGAGCGCGCTGCATCTCGCGCCCGATTCGCTCGCGTTCGCGCTCGACGGCGCGGCGCAAGCCGTAGGCGCGGTGCGGGCCGGTTCGGCGTTGCCGGCGGCAATCCAGACCGTCGCGGCGTCGGGCAAGCACGCGGCGGCGCGTGGCGCGATCCAGGACATCGCGTATCGCACGATGCGCCGGCTCGCGCTCGCAGATGCGCTCTTGCACAAGCTCGTGCGCAAGGCGCCGCCGCCGCACGTGAGCAACGTGCTCGCGTGCGCGTTCGCTTTGCTCGCGGACGACGAGGCGCACGCGGCGTATGCGCCGTTCACCGTGGTCGATCAGGCGGTGAGTTCGATCGCCGCGCGGCGCGAGTTTGCGTTCGCGAAGGGGCTCGTGAACGCAGTGCTGCGCAACTTCCTGCGCGAACGCGACGCGCTCATCGGCGAAGCGATGCAAAGCCCCGTCGCGCGCTGGAACTATCCGCAGTGGTGGATCGACGCGGTGAAGCGCGCCCATCCCGACGCATGGGAGCGCATTCTCGCGGCGGGCAACGTGCAAGGGCCGCTCACGTTGCGCGTCAACGCGCGGCATATGACCGTGAGCGCGTATCTGGACCTTCTGAAGGCCGAACACATCGAAGCGCGCGCGGCGGGGCAGCACGCGGTTCGGCTAACCACGCCGATGCCCGTCGATCGCATTCCCGGCTTCGCGGATGGCGTGGTGTCGGTGCAGGACGCGGGCGCGCAGCTTGCCGCGCAGTTGCTCGATGTTCGCGACGGCATGCGCGTGCTCGACGCGTGCGCCGCGCCCGGCGGCAAGACCGGCCACATTCTGGAGTTGGCTAACGTCGAACTCATTGCGCTGGAAAGCGATGCGACGCGAGCAGGCCGCATCGCGCAGAATCTGGAGCGTCTCAAACTGCAAGCGGACATTCGCGCGGGCGATGCGGGCGATCCTTCGTCATGGTTCGAAGGTGCGCCTTTCGATCGCATTCTCGCGGACGTTCCGTGTTCGGCGTCGGGCATCGTGCGCCGGCATCCGGACATTCGGTGGCTGCGGCGCTCGTCGGACATCGCCGCTCTCGTCGATGAACAAAGACGCATTCTCGCGGCGCTCTGGCCGCTCGTCGCAAAAGGCGGCGAGCTGCTCTACGTGACGTGCTCCGTCTTTCCCGAGGAAGGCGAGGACCAGGCCCGCTGGTTTGGAGCGGCGCATGAAGATGCGGTACGATTGGACGCGCCGGGGCAACTGTTGCCGACAGCGGCGCGCGCAAGCGCGGGTGCGGTTCAAGCGTCACCGGATGGTACACATGCCGAACGCGCCGGTTCCGGCGAGGCACAGAACGCAGGTCCGCCGTCGAACGCGGAAACCTTCGCGGATCACGACGGATTCTTCTACGCGCGCTTTCAGAAACGGTGA
- the htpX gene encoding zinc metalloprotease HtpX, translating into MFNWVKTAMLMAAITALFVVIGGMIGGSKGMMLALVVALGMNFFSYWFSDKMVLRMYNAQEVDETTAPQFYRMVRELATRAQLPMPRVYLINEDAPNAFATGRNPEHAAVAATTGILRVLSEREMRGVMAHELAHVKHRDILISTISATMAGAISALANFAMFFGGRDEEGRPANPIASIAVAILAPIAGAMIQMAISRAREFEADRGGAQISGDPQALASALEKIHAYASGVPFPAAEAHPATAQMMIMNPLSGGSIANLFSTHPATEERVARLMEMARTGRM; encoded by the coding sequence ATGTTCAACTGGGTCAAAACCGCGATGCTGATGGCAGCGATCACGGCCCTTTTCGTCGTGATCGGCGGCATGATCGGCGGGTCGAAGGGCATGATGCTCGCGCTCGTCGTCGCGCTTGGCATGAATTTCTTCTCGTACTGGTTCTCGGACAAGATGGTCCTGCGCATGTACAACGCGCAGGAAGTCGACGAAACCACCGCACCGCAGTTCTATCGCATGGTGCGCGAGCTGGCCACGCGCGCGCAGTTGCCGATGCCGCGTGTCTATCTCATCAACGAGGACGCGCCGAACGCGTTCGCCACCGGCCGCAATCCCGAACACGCGGCGGTCGCGGCCACGACCGGCATTCTGCGCGTGCTGTCCGAGCGTGAAATGCGCGGCGTGATGGCGCACGAACTGGCGCACGTGAAGCATCGCGACATTCTCATCTCGACCATCTCCGCGACGATGGCCGGCGCGATTTCCGCGCTTGCGAACTTCGCCATGTTCTTCGGCGGGCGCGACGAGGAAGGCCGTCCGGCTAACCCCATCGCGAGCATTGCCGTGGCGATTCTCGCGCCTATCGCGGGCGCGATGATCCAGATGGCGATTTCCCGTGCGCGCGAATTTGAAGCGGACCGCGGCGGCGCGCAGATTTCGGGCGATCCGCAGGCGCTCGCGAGTGCGCTGGAGAAGATTCACGCGTACGCGTCGGGCGTGCCGTTCCCGGCAGCGGAAGCGCATCCCGCAACTGCGCAGATGATGATCATGAATCCGCTGTCAGGTGGCAGCATCGCGAATCTGTTCTCGACGCACCCGGCGACCGAAGAGCGCGTCGCGCGTCTTATGGAAATGGCGCGGACCGGGCGCATGTAA
- a CDS encoding LysE family translocator, with protein MLGITGFAFFLVAVFLLNVTPGPDTAYIVGRSVAQGRGAGIVSALGISAGCIVHTLACAFGLTAILAASATAFTVVKIAGAIYLIYLGVRLIFAKHDAPSDPASDKASAKSAPKSLRQLFTQGFVTNVLNPKVVLFFVSFFPQFVAADSQHKTLAFLTLGLVFIAMSTVWNSFVAWIAGSVTERFSGKPGVKRWLDRGVGGAFVGLGIKLATSHR; from the coding sequence ATGCTCGGCATCACAGGTTTCGCGTTCTTTCTCGTCGCCGTCTTTCTGCTGAACGTCACGCCGGGGCCGGACACCGCGTACATCGTCGGACGCAGCGTCGCACAAGGGCGCGGCGCGGGCATTGTCTCGGCGCTCGGCATTTCGGCGGGATGTATCGTGCATACGCTTGCGTGCGCGTTCGGTCTGACGGCGATTCTCGCGGCATCCGCGACCGCGTTCACCGTCGTCAAGATCGCGGGCGCGATCTATCTCATCTACCTCGGCGTGCGGCTCATCTTCGCGAAACACGACGCCCCGAGCGACCCTGCTTCTGACAAGGCCAGTGCCAAAAGCGCCCCGAAATCGCTGCGGCAGCTCTTCACGCAAGGTTTCGTGACGAACGTCCTTAACCCGAAAGTCGTGCTCTTCTTCGTCTCGTTCTTCCCGCAGTTCGTCGCCGCCGACAGCCAACACAAGACGCTCGCGTTTCTTACGCTCGGCCTCGTGTTCATCGCGATGAGCACGGTGTGGAACAGCTTCGTCGCGTGGATCGCCGGCAGCGTCACCGAACGCTTTTCCGGCAAGCCGGGCGTCAAGCGGTGGCTGGACCGCGGGGTGGGCGGCGCATTCGTCGGGCTCGGCATCAAACTGGCGACTTCGCACAGATAG